The DNA region TGGTGACGGATACAGCGGAATCGTTCCGTTAACCTGGGATGAAAATCCGGAGGTCATCTCCTCGCCGGCGAGTGCACCATCCAAATCCGGTGTAAGCAGTGACGGCAATAATGCCGGTACACAGAGTTCGGAAACGGTTAGCCTGACTTTTGAGCGTTATAAAGTCTACCGGTCGACGACATCCGGCGGACCATATACGCTGGTGGACAGCCTGAATCCGAGAACACGGAATTATGCCGATAACCAGGATTACGTCGATACCGGTGTAACAAACGGGCAAACGTATTACTATGTAGTGACAGCGGTTTATGCAGATGGTGAGACCGACTATTCCAAAGAAGTCATGGCCACACCATCGCAAACGGGTCATGTCATTAATTCGGCTTATTCGAGCGGACCACCAACACTGGATGGCGTTATCAACAGTAGTGAGTACACCAATGCTACCCAAATGGATATCGCAACGCCGGGTGCCTCCCAGTCCGTTGACCTGTATGTGAAAAATGATCAGGATTATCTCTACCTGGCCATCGATAATCCGAACAATTCGGATACATCAGGTACTGACGAAATAGGGCTGTATTTCGACAGCGACCATAACCGAACCTGGGATCCGGACAGCTTGACAGATGAGGGTAACTTCTGGATTGATGAGGACAAACTATCCACAAGGGTGAGATTCCGTGGATTGTACGGAAATCATCCCGACAGTCTCAGATTTACCGACGTTGTCGAGAGTCCGTCCGGGATCGATGCGGCTTTGTCGCAATCCAGCGGACACCTCCAATATGAGATCGCGCTGGATCTGAATTCCTCCTACTTGGTGGATGCAGGCGATTCTCTTGGTATCATGCTGTTTGAGATCGATGCCGATCACCAGAACAATTACCATTACGGTTTTGCTGCTGACTGGCCGCAGGGTCATATCTGGGCGGCTCCCGAATCCTACGGATCAATCGTACTCAGCCGGAAAGTGGTGACGGAGATTCCGCTGAACTCCACGTGGAATCTGGTCAGCTGGAATGTCGACTCCGAACAGGATTCGACAAGGAAGGTTCTCGACCCGATCCTGGGCAATCTTGACGTCGCCCTTGGATTTGATAACGGTGGACTGACCTTTGATCCGGCTCTCTCCACATCAACCAATACGCTCGATTCGGTGGATCACCGTCATGGATATTGGCTGCGGATTGATTCCGAAGATACACTCACGGTAGAAGGACCTCCGGTCTCACCGCAGACGGCGTTGCCACTTGATAAGGGATGGAATACGGTCAGTTACCTGCCGACAAATGCCGATTCCCTCCGGAACGGGTTCCAGAGTATCATGGACAATCTTGTGGTAGCGTTAGGGTATAACGGTGGTGGACTCACCTTTGACCCATCATTGCCGGATTATCTGAATACACTCAATACCGTGAAGCCACAATCCGGATACTGGGTGAAACTGGATACCGCCGATACCCTGGTCTATCCACAGAATCAAGCAGCAACAGGACCGCAGTTGCTGGCGGATCAGTCGGTCTCGGTTTCGGAAAAGAGCCAGGTAACACCGACGAACAGCTGGATGGGGCTCTACGCCAAGGATATGACCGTTGACGGGCAACCGATTGCCGTTGGTACACAGGTCCATGCCATTGATAAGGATGGCGTAATCTGTGGCGAAACAACCGTAAAACGAAAGGGAACGTTTGGCATTATGCCAATCTATAAGGATGATCCCGCAACCAAGGTTGACGAAGGAGCAGAACCAGGTGAAGCGGTAACTATCAGGTTCGGTGACTATAAGTCGCCTGTGACGGTTGAATGGAGCGAGTTCGGTGATATCATGGATTACAATCAGGTCGTAACTTCTACCGGGAAAGAATTGCGGTCACTGCCCGATAAGTACGATATCACCCAGAACTACCCGAATCCGTTCAATCCCGAAACCCAGATTGATTACCAGCTGCCGGAAGAGAGTAATGTGACCATCGCTGTCTATGACCTGCTTGGGCAAAAAGTTGCCACGCTAAAGAACGGCAATCAAAAAGCAGGATACTACTCCGTGAAGTGGAACGGAACCAATGACAGGGGTCAAAAACTCTCAAGTGGAGTGTACTTCTATCAGATACGAGCCGGGGATTTTCAGAAGACCCGGAAAATGCTGTTTCTGAAATAATTGACTCAATGGGAAATATAATGCGATTCTCGTTGACAATTGATTTAAAGCATTTGGTTTTAAGCCAGGGAAGGACACTCAAAATGGTAACACGAATAGTGACAAGAAAATGGCTATTCATCTGGATACTCATGCTCCTGCCTGTTTTGCTCCATTCACAGGTTTCACCTACCAATGAGTGGGTCAACTTTTACGGGAACGGGAGCACAATCAATGGTGATCCCATTGCCCAGGGCAGGGTAATTAAGGCATTTGATTCCGATGGAGTCTTATGCGGTGTCGACACGGTCGACACCGCCGGCTCCTATGGTTTGATGCCGGTATACCGGGATGATAGCTACACGTCGAATGTCGATGAAGGTGCCTCTCCGGGAGATACCATCACTTTCACCATTGATGGTTATCCCGTGGATGAATACGGGATATGGAGTGGCAACGGTGACGTAATCCAGCTGGAATTCCAGGTACAAACTCCGGAAATCGGAGTCAGCCCGGCCAGCATCAACCATGGAACAGTCGCTCTGGAAGACTCCTCTTCCATGACGCTCCAGGTTGAAAATATGGGACAGGAACCGTTAACCATCAGTGGTTACCAGTGGGACGGAGACGGCGGATTGTTAGGACGCCAGCAGACGATGTTCGTTACCGGTATGCCTCAAACAATCGGAGCCAATTCCTCCGCCAATGTGACTGTACTTTTCACGTCATCGCTGGGAAAAGGGCAGATAACCGATAAACTATTACTGCAAAGTAACGACCCATGGACCAGTACCCTGCCTGTGCCGGTTTCGGCAAATATTCAAACCGATGTAACTGCCACGAACGAATGGGTGGCCGCGTATAGCGAAAATTCCCGGTTTAATGACAGTCCGCTCCAGCCAGGTGACGTTGTCGACGTCTTTGATCCGGATGATGTCCACTGCGGTACGTGGGTGGTGGACAGTTCCGGTTCCTATGGAACGATGTCAATCTACCGGGACGATAGTGCCACTCCAGGTGTCGATGAGGGGGCAGAACCTGGCGATACCCTCCGATTTTCCGTGAACGGAATGCAGGCGATGACTCAGGGACCCGACGCACCTGTCTGGACAGCCAACGGCGCGGTGCTCCAGATTGACCTCGCGGCATTTGAGAATCGTGCACCGGAGAATTTCAGTTTGGTTTCGCCTCCCCAGGGGGATAGTATTGCGGTGGATACGAGTACCGGTACAGCTACCGTGACGTTCCGCTGGCAGCAGAATGAAGATCCGGACTTCTGGGATTCCCTGGAGTATTATCTGGTGTATGACGATCCCGGGAACCTGGACGGACTGGATACGCTCACATTCAGTGAAATACAACAATCCGGATTAAATATGATGCACATCGGAAGTGATACAACAGTTCAGACGAATGTTGATACTGGAAGATATGATTGGACGGTGATCTCCGTCGATTCAGAAGACTTGTTTAGTCTCGGATCGATCAATGGTAATTATCCGTGGGATTTTACGGTGTATCGACAAACGGTAGGAACCATGGATGAACCCGGATTACCGAAGCAGTTTACGCTCAACCAGAATTATCCGAACCCGTTTAATCCGTCGACCACTATCCAGTATGCTTTGCCGAAAACCAGCCAGGTCACCATTACGGTATACGATATTCAGGGACACCGGGTGACAACTTTGGTTGAGCGCCGACAGACTGCTGGCACGTATTCTGTCCAGTGGGACGGAACAAACATTCACGGCGAGCAAGCAAGCGCCGGCGTCTATTTCTACTATATCGACGCTGGTGATTTTTCGGATATGAAACGGATGGTACTGTTGAAGTAGTTGTTAACGACAGTTAAGATACACAAAACGGCCGGTGATCCCCGCTATGGAGGGATCGCCGACCGTTATTTTTGGGCTAGTATTCAGGAGTAAAAGCCTGGAGGGATTCAGTTTATTTCAGATTCCTGAACCCCGGGCTAAAGCCCGGGGCTATTCATATTTGGAGAGTTTTGGTACCGGTTTTAGTTCTTGGAAACGCTTACTTGAACACTCGAACACCTGAACACATCAACACTGCCGTTAGAGTCTTTTCGGTCCTGCTGCTTTTACTTCCTTGGAAACGCCTTTTTCGAACAGTTTAAAGTTCTCGATGAACCGGGCGGCCAGGGCGTCGTATTTCTTCCAGTATTCCTCTTCATCGCCCCAGGAGGTAGACGGATCGAGAACATCTCCCGGGATACCGGGACAGGTTTGTGGTATCTCGAAGCCGAAAACCTTGTCCTTCCGGAAATCAACCTCATTGAGATCGCCGCGCAGAGCTGCATTCAGCAGACCACGGGTATACTTGATACTAATTCGTTTCCCGATGCCGAATTGCCCACCGACCCAGCCGGTGTTCACCAGCCAGCAGGTGGCGCCGTGTTTCAGCATGCGCTGCTTCAGCATCTCGGAGTATTTGAACGGATGCCGCACCATAAACGGCGCGCCGAAGCAGGCGCTGAAGGTGATCTGAGGCTCGGTTCCCAATCCGATTTCAGTCCCGGCGATTTTTGATGTATAGCCGCTGATAAAGTGGTATTGAGCCTGTTCGGGATCCAGTCTGGCGATCGGCGGAAGCACTCCGGAGGCATCACAGGTGAGGAAAATGACGTTATCCGGATGGGCGTTTACCATCTTTTCCGGCACCGCGTTGGGGATGTAATCCAGCGGATAGGATGCCCGGGTGTTCTCCGTAATCATATCGTCATCCAGGTCGATGTGCCGGCTCACAGGATCGAAAATCACATTTTCCAGGATGGTGCCGTACCGTCGGGTTGTGGAGTGGATTTCCGGTTCATTCTCGGCAGAAAGACGTATCACCTTGGCATAACAGCCACCCTCGAAATTGAACACCCCATTGGCGCTCCAGCCGTGTTCGTCATCGCCGATTAAGTGTCGCTCCGGATCGGCAGAAAGGGTGGTCTTCCCGGTACCGCTCAGTCCAAAAAAGATTGCCGGATCGTTATCATCCCCCACGTTAATGGAACAGTGCATCGGGAGGACATCTTTGAAAGTTAGCAGGAAGTTCAGCGCCGTGAAGATAGACTTCTTGATTTCGCCCCCGTACAAACTGTTGGCGATGATGACCATCCGTTCGGCGAAGTTGATGATGATGCCGGTACTGGTGCGCGTCCCGTCAATTCGGGGATCAAGTTCGAACTCCGGAAGGGAAATAACGGTGAACTCCGGCATGAATTTTTTTAGCACGTCCTGGTTTTCCGTGAGGTTGAACATATTCCGTGCGAACAGGCTGTGCCATGCTCGTTCGGTGATAACACGAACCGGCATCCGGTAATCGGGATCGGCGCCTGCGAAGCAGTCCTGTACGAACAGATCCTGATTCTGGACGTACGCCTGTACCCGGGAGAAAACACCCGCGAACTTCTCCGGTGTAATAGGCCGGTTGTTCTCGCCCCACCAAATTTTGTCTTCGGTTGAT from Candidatus Neomarinimicrobiota bacterium includes:
- a CDS encoding T9SS type A sorting domain-containing protein — protein: MVTRIVTRKWLFIWILMLLPVLLHSQVSPTNEWVNFYGNGSTINGDPIAQGRVIKAFDSDGVLCGVDTVDTAGSYGLMPVYRDDSYTSNVDEGASPGDTITFTIDGYPVDEYGIWSGNGDVIQLEFQVQTPEIGVSPASINHGTVALEDSSSMTLQVENMGQEPLTISGYQWDGDGGLLGRQQTMFVTGMPQTIGANSSANVTVLFTSSLGKGQITDKLLLQSNDPWTSTLPVPVSANIQTDVTATNEWVAAYSENSRFNDSPLQPGDVVDVFDPDDVHCGTWVVDSSGSYGTMSIYRDDSATPGVDEGAEPGDTLRFSVNGMQAMTQGPDAPVWTANGAVLQIDLAAFENRAPENFSLVSPPQGDSIAVDTSTGTATVTFRWQQNEDPDFWDSLEYYLVYDDPGNLDGLDTLTFSEIQQSGLNMMHIGSDTTVQTNVDTGRYDWTVISVDSEDLFSLGSINGNYPWDFTVYRQTVGTMDEPGLPKQFTLNQNYPNPFNPSTTIQYALPKTSQVTITVYDIQGHRVTTLVERRQTAGTYSVQWDGTNIHGEQASAGVYFYYIDAGDFSDMKRMVLLK
- the pckA gene encoding phosphoenolpyruvate carboxykinase (ATP); the encoded protein is MKNFLNIQTPAAKEAKALASDYKLSQQGFMNLGNVYWNLPEAALYEESIFRGESNLAKGGPLLVKTPPHTARAAGDKYVVREESTEDKIWWGENNRPITPEKFAGVFSRVQAYVQNQDLFVQDCFAGADPDYRMPVRVITERAWHSLFARNMFNLTENQDVLKKFMPEFTVISLPEFELDPRIDGTRTSTGIIINFAERMVIIANSLYGGEIKKSIFTALNFLLTFKDVLPMHCSINVGDDNDPAIFFGLSGTGKTTLSADPERHLIGDDEHGWSANGVFNFEGGCYAKVIRLSAENEPEIHSTTRRYGTILENVIFDPVSRHIDLDDDMITENTRASYPLDYIPNAVPEKMVNAHPDNVIFLTCDASGVLPPIARLDPEQAQYHFISGYTSKIAGTEIGLGTEPQITFSACFGAPFMVRHPFKYSEMLKQRMLKHGATCWLVNTGWVGGQFGIGKRISIKYTRGLLNAALRGDLNEVDFRKDKVFGFEIPQTCPGIPGDVLDPSTSWGDEEEYWKKYDALAARFIENFKLFEKGVSKEVKAAGPKRL